Proteins from a genomic interval of Equus quagga isolate Etosha38 chromosome 13, UCLA_HA_Equagga_1.0, whole genome shotgun sequence:
- the LOC124251539 gene encoding vomeronasal type-1 receptor 4-like — translation MLKDEISSRKWAIAIIFWSQTMVGILGNFSLLYHYLFLSHTECKWRATDLILKHLTMANSLIILSEGVSQTMAAFGLKHFFTDFGCSLLLYVSRVGRGVSIGTTCLLSVFQIIMISPMNSYWKVLKARAPEYVGYSISLCWILYLFVNLIFPMYASYVSSQWSMRNITRTRDFEFCFANDHKIVTGSLYVTLIVFPEVSFSVIIIWTSGSIIFTLYRHKQRVQHIHRKNSTPRSSPEFRATLSIIVLVSTFLSFQSISSIFQLCISLIYNPTSWLVDTASLISVCFPSVSPFLLISRNSSVPWLCPVWIRNRKSNLIKKCKLTVLAQCSVFYAFTHLKCQLRI, via the coding sequence atgttgAAAGATGAAATATCCTCCAGGAAGTGGGCAATAGCAATTATCTTCTGGTCACAGACTATGGTAGGAATTCTGggcaatttctctcttctttaccaTTACCTGTTCCTTTCCCACACAGAATGCAAGTGGAGGGCTACAGATTTGATTCTCAAGCACCTGACTATGGCCAACTCGTTGATAATTCTCTCTGAAGGAGTCTCCCAGACAATGGCAGCTTTTGGGCTGAAACACTTTTTCACTGATTTTGGATGCAGTCTTCTTTTGTATGTTTCCAGAGTGGGCAGGGGTGTATCCATTGGCACCACTTGCCTCTTGAGTGTGTTCCAGATCATCATGATCAGCCCCATGAATTCCTATTGGAAGGTTCTTAAAGCCAGAGCTCCAGAATATGTTGGCTACTCCATTTCCCTCTGCTGGATCCTCTACTTgtttgtgaatttaatttttcctatgtATGCGTCGTATGTGTCTAGCCAATGGAGCATGAGGAACATCACAAGGACAAGAGATTTTGAGTTCTGTTTTGCTAATGATCATAAGATAGTCACAGGCTCATTATATGTAACATTAATAGTATTCCctgaagtttccttttctgtgatcATAATCTGGACAAGTGGTTCCATCATTTTCACCCTGTACAGGCACAAGCAGCGTGTCCAACATATTCACAGGAAAAATAGTACCCCCAGATCCTCCCCTGAGTTCAGAGCCACCCTAAGCATCATTGTCCTGGTGAGCACTTTTCTATCTTTTCAATCCATCTCTTCCATCTTTCaactttgtatttctctaatttaTAATCCCACTTCGTGGTTGGTGGACACTGCTTCCttaatttctgtgtgttttcccTCTGTCAGCCCCTTTCTGCTCATAAGCCGTAACTCCAGTGtaccctggctctgccctgtgtggataaggaatagaaaatctaatcttatcaaaaaatgtaaattgaCTGTTTTGGCACAATGTTCAGTTTTTTATGCATTCACACACTTGAAATGTCAACTCAGAATCTAA